DNA sequence from the Coregonus clupeaformis isolate EN_2021a chromosome 13, ASM2061545v1, whole genome shotgun sequence genome:
CTCAAATCTACATTTTACCAAACATACCCTGTCACCTTTACCATTTAGGAGAGTAGGAATGGAGAAGCATGGTACAGGGTCATTACTCTTCCTTGTTTGTAACACGGAGGCCGTCATTAGTAGGGTTGTTTGAGGGGAAagggggtcagaggttaggggatGCGCTGTTGAGTGTGTACAGGCTAGGGACCTTGCACTCTGTTTCACCCCTGGATGGCGGTATTGGGTGCTTGACTGGGCACAGCAAGCCCAGGGTCTGTGGCGTTGTCCAGGGGATTCTGACTGAGACTCACAGAGGGGTGAAGGCTCCCCCTGTCTCCTAACTGGCCTGTTCTGGGTTGCTCCTGTTCAGTGGCGGGAGGGACGGTGAAGTATTGGGGGTCATCTGAGCGGCCCAGGGAGCACAGGCTCAGGCTGCCACACAGGGCCCCCCAGTTCTGCTCACACTGCATCCTCACTCTCCGTGCTATGGCCGTCCTCACCTCCTCACCACAGCCCAGCAGGATGTTCACTAGCTCCACATGAGGCCTGACATAGGAAGACGAAGTGGAGGAGGAACAATTATATTTCTGaatgtagactactacagtaattGAATTCGGATCATGTGGACTCTGGACCATTGAAACGTACTACACTGAATGGGTTTAGTATGAAATGGAAAAAGGCCTCTCACGCTCACCCTTTGGGGAAGAGGTCCTGGAAGTGGATCATCTCCACCATGACGTTGACGTTCTCCCTGACAGCGGAACAAAGGTTGTGTTTGACGTAGCACTCTCTCTGCAGCTGGAACACCATCTCGTTCACCGCCAGGCACTTCCTGCTCACACAGCTGAACCGGTGCCTCAGGCCGTGGGCCATGCACTTCAGGGCATCCTTGATGAAGGACTTCCCCTTCAGAGTTCAACATAACAACAGTTGACACGTCACCTTAGGGCTGGCACAATAATTGTATAACTGACAATTCTGGACAATAACCATGAGCTAAAAAACGTATAATCGTCTTAATCCTCTTACATTTATTTTAGAGAGAAGCTTAATTTCCGAAAGTTCCAAGTGGTCAAAACTATTTGTTTTTGAGACTGGTGTCCCCAAATCTGTATTGGGAAAGGGGGGAAAGgggaaggggatacctagtcagttgcacaactgaatgcattcaacagaAATGTGTCTTTCGCAtttaacccctctgaatcagagaggtgcgggaggTTGCGACGTCCACATCATCGGCGCCCAGGGAGCATTtcttgttgggggttaactgccatgctcaagggcagaacagcagatttttccaccttgctggcTCAGCAATTCAAACCAGCaaacttttggttactggcccaatgctagGTATGTTGTAGCTAATTTTCAAAGATGCATTATGCTCAAAACACTTTTCAGCAATTATGACAATAACTGTGGCAATTTGCATGACAATTATTTGTTACCCAAAATTCCATAATCGTCACAGCCCTACATCATCTCATACGTCTGAGGTGGCAATTTCCAAATTGTGTTGTGCTACAACTAATAAGCATAGCATACTACACGTTTATACAGTTACATAAAGGATGTACATTAGAGCATGCAGAGTATTTGTGGCATGGAGATACTGTCACTTTCTTTGACCCTCTACGATAGAAGCACACTCCTGAGTCACTCACAATCCAGGAGGGTAGTTGGGAGGTTTGGAAGAAGTGGGATATACCTGGGAGTCAAACTTGCCGGCGTTGTGCAGAAATGTCATACAGATGTCATGTAGGCCTTGTATTTCACAGGAGTTGTTGTTGAAGCATTCGAACATGCCACAGCCCACATCCCCAGCATTAACCAGACAGTGCTGGATCTCCGCTGATGATGAGGGAGAGGACATGTTAGTTAACATGAGGAATACATGAGGGAGGGCAGCATGTTAGTGGTCTCTTCAGAGGGCGAACAGTAGCTTTTTAATAATAATGCAGCAGTCGATCTGGTGCCAATGTGGTGGTGCCAAAGTCCCCTAAATATTACTGATGCTTTTTCAATAAAGAATGATCAGCCAATTACAGTatagattaaaaaaaatatatatctgtgATCCTTAGTAGCCAATTAAGCAAATAGCTTTTAAAAATGATGAAGAAATTGTAATAGGTTTAGACCAGTGTTGATGACTAGGCAGATGGAATGCTGGGACCATAATTTACGAGTTTTGCGCATTCCCGAGTGCCTGACGCCATGTGGCATTGCATTGGGTGATTACATAAACGTAGGGGATTCAAAAATGCAAGTACATTAATACATTTCATTGCTAATACAGTGTCATAACAGCTTTGATCGAGAAATAAAACATTATGGGCTTCCATTCAATGCATTTGTGCGTAATTGCGCACAAATGGCAACGTGCGCTTTTTAAGATTAACCCAATCGCAAACGATCAAATATTCAAGTTTCTGATGGCTTTTTGAAAAGTCTACAGTATCCTATAGTttgttagaaaaaaaaaaaaatcgaatcatgcatttgtagtctacacATACCCTAATATCTTGACATTTATGTTTTTTAGCAAAACTGCTTATAGGTCCTATAAAACGCAAATAAAATATTCGGATAGATTATTTGCATGTCTTCAACTGTATCCTAACAATGTTACAATTTCTAAATTGTTGTTGTCAACATATTCCCGCTGGTGTGTGCTTGCGCCGGGGGTAAAAACAGCTTACTGTCAGAGCTTGTGTTGGCATTTGAACGGGAATGTGCTTGGATAAGAGCTGGCCACTAGGCGTATGGAATTACAGTGAAGTGACAGAACTAGAGATCACTGCGTACCTGCGTAGGAAGAGACTATGACAAAACCACATTTCGACCACAGGTAATTTCGGGGTCACAATGTTGTAAAAACGGTTTAATCCACATTGAAATAGCCTATTCCACGAGACTAAATTACCCAATAAAACCTGAGCCAAAATCACAATGGCATTTTGCGGAGCATTTAATGACAACGTGACAGAATTCAAGCAGGGAATGTATTAGACCTTACCTGCTGAAGGTATAATACGCATTATGTTTTAGATATACAGGTTTGAGGCAGTAGAAATACATAGAAGCATTCACTTACCTGTGTTTTGCAGTGAGAGTCGTCTTTTCTGCTGGTTCAATTGTTTGTCTTGAGGGATTTCGTGAAGTTCGTTTGGATCTGTCGCCAATACTTGCTGAAACGCTATATAAAAGAGCACTAAAGAAAATTTAAGTAGCATCTCCATTCGCACTATTACGCACTCCAAAAAGAAAAGGAAATTTGGAAAAATATTACTTTTGAATGAAATTGAACTTGTACATTGATAACTTTGCAGTAGATACGTGTATGGAAACGCGCATTAATGTCGAGAGTGAGTACTGAGGGGGTATGGATGCTTCCTATAGCTCCCTCAACTCTTGTGTCAGTTTTGATGAAGGAGCTAAGCAGGTGCTGTCATTCGTGGCTGCCGACCAATCACAGTGGCAGGCATCCACGGCCAAGTTTAAAGGGCGTGCGCTCAATAAAAAATTCGCCTATACTGTACTGAATAATTGGAAGCAATAAGTGACCACAACGCAGTGGTGAATTGATATCATTATGTTTTTTAATTATTCTCTGTAAGAATACAAAGTAAGGGTGGGTTAGGGTTTTTCTTTGGGTTCAACTTCTGAGTGGTTTGTTGTTATTCACATATAGTAGTTTTTAGTAATTGCTGCTGCTGACGTGACATTTGAAAAAGACAGAATAAAACGTTAGAATAGTTTCTTGAAAATAGTGTGCATACCCAGAGAAATGGATAATAGATGCTTATGGACTGCCAGGAGTGGCTTGCGGTAATGTCAGTGGATGGGTAGTCACTGGCTATTATTAAAGCCAGATTTACTCACAAATAAACCTTGATGAAGTCCAAGTTCACCATACAACTGATAGCTCCAACAACCAAAGTGACAAAACTGACAAAATTACACCATGCTCAGCTCAGCCATAGACCGATGTAGCATCCACAGTTACAACTGATAGGTGGTACTAAAATACAAATTTATGCACATTTCAAACTCCATAGCCTTTTACAAGGGATTTACAATTCTTCCAATG
Encoded proteins:
- the stc2b gene encoding stanniocalcin-2, whose amino-acid sequence is MEMLLKFSLVLFYIAFQQVLATDPNELHEIPQDKQLNQQKRRLSLQNTAEIQHCLVNAGDVGCGMFECFNNNSCEIQGLHDICMTFLHNAGKFDSQGKSFIKDALKCMAHGLRHRFSCVSRKCLAVNEMVFQLQRECYVKHNLCSAVRENVNVMVEMIHFQDLFPKGPHVELVNILLGCGEEVRTAIARRVRMQCEQNWGALCGSLSLCSLGRSDDPQYFTVPPATEQEQPRTGQLGDRGSLHPSVSLSQNPLDNATDPGLAVPSQAPNTAIQG